In a single window of the Streptomyces cinnabarinus genome:
- a CDS encoding conjugal transfer protein — MSPGKRAAQSEAAAPMAASARLEAMRRRVRLSRVAVWTVIGAGPVALAVALASTPATVAAAPATEPTSVRTTASAADPAGYAQVFVGAWLRSSTDDASSAQARLAQSMAPDVELPDPAGAAHSAPGTVTAVRSAQRGTGAWSVTVAAQYADGAVRYYTVPVAAGSAGASFTVSGVPGVVAGPARAEVPRSSYGVSVPEGDLSAAVGEFLAAYLTGAGEVDRYLAPGVNLTAVSPAPYASVEVQQVWAVEEAAADQAVPADGTNVRVRAAVEARDAAGRWPLAYELTLTARSGRWEVSALQSGAARGGGAR, encoded by the coding sequence ATGTCTCCTGGCAAGCGGGCCGCGCAGAGCGAGGCCGCTGCTCCGATGGCGGCCAGCGCCCGACTGGAGGCGATGCGCCGCCGCGTCCGCCTCTCGCGCGTGGCCGTCTGGACGGTCATCGGGGCCGGCCCCGTCGCCCTGGCCGTCGCCCTCGCCTCCACCCCGGCCACGGTCGCGGCAGCCCCCGCGACCGAGCCCACCTCCGTGCGCACCACGGCTTCCGCCGCCGACCCGGCCGGCTATGCACAGGTCTTCGTCGGCGCGTGGCTGCGCAGCAGCACGGACGACGCATCGAGTGCGCAGGCACGGCTTGCCCAGTCGATGGCGCCGGACGTCGAGCTGCCCGACCCAGCCGGCGCTGCGCACTCTGCGCCCGGAACCGTGACGGCGGTGCGCAGTGCGCAACGCGGCACCGGTGCGTGGTCGGTGACGGTGGCTGCGCAGTACGCCGACGGAGCGGTGCGGTACTACACGGTGCCGGTGGCCGCCGGCAGCGCGGGAGCCTCGTTCACGGTGTCCGGGGTGCCCGGCGTGGTGGCGGGCCCGGCGAGGGCCGAGGTGCCGAGGTCGTCGTACGGCGTGAGTGTCCCGGAGGGAGATCTGTCGGCGGCTGTCGGGGAGTTCCTCGCCGCCTACCTGACCGGTGCCGGAGAAGTGGACCGCTATCTCGCTCCCGGCGTGAACCTCACCGCGGTCTCCCCCGCCCCGTATGCGTCTGTCGAGGTACAGCAGGTGTGGGCCGTGGAGGAGGCCGCGGCCGACCAGGCGGTGCCGGCCGACGGCACGAACGTGCGTGTCCGCGCGGCGGTTGAGGCCCGGGACGCTGCCGGCCGGTGGCCGCTGGCGTACGAGCTCACGCTCACGGCCCGCTCGGGCCGGTGGG